GATCAACAGGTATTTGGCATCGAACCGGATGGTTGAGTGAATGGGGTCGATGGCCCAGGTTGCTTGTTTTACGCTTGTACTCATAATTTCAAATGTCAAAATAACGGAATATTAGCCCCTAAAGCAATTGATGATCGCAGGATAATGTTGTATAATTCATGGCTGCAGGCTCCGAGCTGCAAGCTGCAAGCCGTAAGCTGTAAGCCGCAAGCTGCAAGCAATACACTTCTGCGCGGTAACCCCAAACCCTGAACTGAGAACTCTGAACTCGGAACTCTGAACTGGGAATTGAAAACTAAGAACTTTGATTTCTAGCTCTAAAATCGGAAAAGGATTCGCCGGAGGCATTCTTAAAGAACTTACTAAAATGAGCTGTGTCATCAAATCCCAATTCGTAGGCAATCTCCTTCATGGTAACCCTTGAATACACGGCCTGCCGTTTGGCTTCCAGGATAATGCGTTGTTGAATATGATGGCTGGCGGGGGAACCGGTTATTTTCTTTACTACTTCATTCAGGTGGTTGGGGGTAACGGCCAGTTCTTCTGCATAATCGGTCACCATTTTTTTGGTAGTGTACTGCTTTTCAACCAGTGCAAAGAATTGTTTTACCAGGTCGATGCTTTTTGAATGGGCTTCATTTTCTTTTGGCCGTTCGTATTGCCGGGTAAGGTAGATCAGGAATATTTTTAGAAAACCTCGCAGGATCTCGGCCCGCAAAATGAAGAAGTTATTGAACTCTTTCAGCATTCTGTTCACGGCGTCCTGCATTTCTTCACCCATATCCCAGCTTACTTTTATCACGGGCGAATTGGAAAAGGTATAGAATAAACCGGTATTGAACAGGAGATCATAATTTTCTTCGGCCCCGCCCAGGAACTCTGCCATAAAGGAGATTACATAGCCGTCTATAGGACCGGTTGGTCTCAGGTCATGAACCTGGCCGGGCGTAATACAGTAAACGGTATTGTCTTCCAGCTCATATTTCTCCAGGTCTATCAAATGGGTGCCACTTCCTTTTTTTACCCAGATGATCGCAAAATAACTGTGCCGGTGAGGACCTTCATTTTGCTGGAAACGGTTTTGCGCTATCCATTCCATGGTGTGTATCTCAAAGGGTACATTCACCACCGATTTGTTGAGGTCCAGTATAGGATTGCTTAAGGACATGGTATAACTTAAAGAATATCAATAATAAATCATTTTTGTGGTATTATCTTATTCGCTGATCAATAAACTGTTGGCTACCTTAAAACTTACCACCACCGATTTTTTCCCTTTCAGCAACAACGTGTAATTCTTGTCAAATTCTTCCACCTCTTTCACTTTAATGGTATCGCCCAGGGAAAGCCCGATCTTATCGAGGTAATTTAAAAAAGCGCTGGAGTGATCGGTAACACCGGTGAACTTGCCCTGGCTGCCGGGCGACAAAGCCGCCAGTAATACCGATTTGCTGATGGCGAATACGCCTTTGGCATCGGGAATGGGATCGCCATGCGGATCGGTTTTGGGGAAGTCGAGATAGGCGTCCAGTTTGTCTATCAGGTCCTGGCTGTGGATATGCTCCAGTTGTTCGGCAATGTCATGCACTTCGTCCCAGCGAAACCCCAGTTTATCAACCAGGAACACTTCCCACAACCGGTGCTTGCGGATAATGCCAATGGCCGCCTGTTTTCCTTTTTCCGTGAGTTTAAATCCTTTTGATTTTTGATAAGCCACCAGTTTTTTGGTGCTCATCTTTTTAAGCATATCGGTAACGGAAGCCATGTGAATGCCCAGCAACTGCGCCAGGGCCGATGTGGCCACCATTTCCCCGTTAGCTTCCTGTAATTTATAGATGGCTTTCAGATAATTTTCTTCAGCAGATGAATGCACGTGCGCTCTATTTTGCGGCAAATTAGGGAAAGATGTACAAAAGCAGTAATATTAGGCTAACCTAATTATTATTGTTTTGTTGAACTAATTATTTATTTTTGGTCAACTTTAAACGCTGTTTATGAAAAAGCAATGGCTGGTGATGGGCTCGCTGGTTACTATTATAGTGGCGGCCCTGGCTTGTGACAAGATCCTGCCGGGGAAGCCGGCCGATGATTCCATTTTGGATGGACCCGTAGACGGATTGACCGGCGAACAGCATCAAATGTTCCTGCGGGGCGATGTGGCGTTTAACGATGATGTTTTTACTGTGGCAACGGGGTTGGGACCGCTGTTTGTTTCCACCAGCTGTGGCAGCTGTCATGCCGGCGATGGCAAGGGACATCCCTTTACCACTTTAACACGGTTTGGGCAAACCGATAGTACCGGTAACAAATTCATGCAGTTTGGCGGACCGCAACTGCAAAACCGCGCCATTCCTTCATTTATGCCGGAACAGATCCCGGTGGGCGCTACTTTTTCAAAATTCACGCCGCCTGCGAATACGGGGCTGGGTTTCCTCGATGCGGTGCCTGATAAAACGATCCTTTCTTTAGCAGATGAACACGATGCCGACGGCGATGGAATATCGGGGCGGGTAAATTGGATAACGCTGCCTCCCTATATAACCTATCGCCCCGGCACCGTGGAGCATAACAATAAATATATAGGCCGTTTTGGCAAGAAGGCGGCGGTATACGACCTGATGCAGCAAACCGCCAATGCCTACAACCAGGATATGGGGATTGTATCTACCTATGAACCGTACGATTCGTATACCCACGCCGAGATCGATCCTGAGGTGACGAACCAGAAAGTGCTGGACCTGGTATTTTATTTACGAACGCTGAAAGCGCCCATTCCCCGAAATCAAAACAACCCCGATGTGATCAATGGGAAACAATTGTTCCTGAACACCGGCTGTGCCAAATGTCATGTACCCGAATTAAAAACCGGAGACTACGCAATTGCAGCGCTGGCCAATAAAACCTTTCAACCTTATACCGATCTGTTGTTGCACGATATGGGCCCCGGTTTAAATGATGGCTATACCGAAGGCTCGGCCCTGACCGCCGAATGGCGCACGCCGCCATTATGGGGACTGGGGCTTTCTAAAAATTCGCAGGGCGGACAATACTTCTTACTGCACGACGGGCGCGCCACTACCATTTCAGCAGCTATTAAAGCGCATGGCGGCGAAGGACAGTCCAGTAATGCCAGCTTTCAAAAATTATCAGCCACCGATCAGGCCCTGCTGATAAAATTTCTTGAATCACTGTAACCAACCATAAAATGAACCGCAGAGATTTTATTGCAAATACTTGCGCTGCCTGTTTGGGCGCTACGGCCGTATCGACGTTATTGTCGTCCTGTTCGGGTACCCGCTATGCCAGCGGTACTATGGGCAAAGATGGCATTACCCTAAGCGCCGATGAATTTAAATTGAATAAAAAGGGCAGGGGCGGTCACCGGCCGTTTATTATTGTACGTAACGAAAGCCTGAAATATCCCATTTATGTATATCGCTTTGGCGAAACCGAATACAGCGCCGTTTGGATGCAATGCACCCACCAGGGCGCTGAGTTACAGGCATCCGGCGATCAGCTGCAATGCACGGCCCATGGGAGCGAGTTCAGCAATAAGGGAAAAGTGACCAATGGCCCGGCCGATAAAGACCTGCGCAGCTTTCCCGTTACGGTAAACAACAATGAATTATTTATCGATCTCAGAAAAGTATGAAACAATATTACCTGCTTATAGTATTGCTATGTTCATCTTCAGCTTTATTGGCCCAGATAGACCCTGTGCTATTGCGGAACCCGGCCAATGATTCCGGCGCCCTGAAGATGAATATGGATGCCATTTATAACCGTCCGTTTTTACAATTGGGTAAACTGCCGGTTGCCCTCGGCGGTTATGTAGAAGCCAATTATCAATACCTGAAACAAAATGGCATCAGCGAAGGACACCAGTTCCAGATGCGGCGGTTAACGCTGTTTGTTTCCTCTTCTATTTACAAACGCATAAAATTCCTGAGTGAAATTGAATTTGAAGATGGTACGAAGGAGATCAATATAGAATTTGCTTCTGTTGATTTTGAGCTGTCGCCACTGCTGAACTTTCGCGGTGGGGTAGTGATGAACCCGATTGGCGCATTCAACCAAAATCACGATGGGCCTAAATGGGAGTTTATCGACCGGCCCATTTCTGCCACGCAAATGTTGCCTGCTACCTGGAGCAATGTGGGGTTTGGCATATTCGGGAAGAAGTATGTGAAGGACTGGGTATATGCCTATGAAGCTTATTTTACCAATGGGTTCGACGATCAGATCATCAACAATACCGAAGGCAAAACCTTCCTGCCGGCTTCCAAAACCAATGCCGAACGTTTTGAGGAAAGTTTTAATGGCAGTCCGCTGTTCACGGGAAAGGTAGCGGTAAAGAATCGGAAAGTAGGAGAGTTGGGGTTGTCGTATATGGGCGGCATTTATAACAAGTACCAGGATGATGGCCTGGTGCTGGACAAAAAGCGCCCTGTAAATGTGTTTGCCATTGACTTTAATACCACGCTTCCCTATTCAAAAACTTACATTAATGGCGAGTGGGCCTGGGTGCGGGTGGATGTACCGGAAACGTATACCGAACAGTATGGCCGCAAACAGCAGGGCGGTTTTGTTGACCTGGTGCAGCCCGTTCTCAAAAAGCCCATGATGGGTTTTGAAAAGGCCGTGTTGAACGTGGCGCTGCGCCTGGAGTATGTTGACTGGAACAAGGGTTCCTTTAAATCGACCGGTGGCAAAATCGCAGACGATGTATTTGCCTTTGTGCCGGCCATCAGCTGGCGGCCAACGGCTCAAACGGTAATCAGGTTAAACTATCGCCATAACACGCAGCATGACATCCTGGGTAATCCACCCTCCAGGATGGCGGGTTTCCAGTTTGGGTTCTCCACTTATTTTTAATTGACGGAGCCGCCCCTTCAGATTGTCGCAAAACACCCCCGGTAAAACGGGTTTTCGGGTGTAGGTTTGTTGCTGTCAAATAAAAACACTTTTAATATGCGACGTCTGGTTTTATTTATGCACGTAAGCCTTGATGGTTTTGTTACCGATCCCAACGGCGGTATGGGTTTTATAAAAGTAAATGAAGAGATCTTTGATTATGTAGGCGACCGCACCAATCGTTCTGACATGGCTATGTATGGCCGGATTACTTATGAAATGATGGATGCTTACTGGCCAACAGCGGGCGATGAACCCGATGCTTCCAAGCACGACAAAGAACACAGCGCCTGGTACAACAAGGTAGATAAAGTGGTGTTGTCAAAAAGCATGAAAGGACAGCAGAAACCCAATACCATTATCATTAGTGAGGATGTGGAGCACAGGATAAAAGCATTGAAGCAACAGGCGGGTTCAGAGATCCTGATCTTCGGCAGCCCTGGCGCCGCTCATTCGCTGATGCAATATGGATTGATCGATGAGTTCTGGCTTTTTGTAAATCCCGTGTTGGTAGGCGGTGGAATTCCGCTGTTTAACAATACCCAACTGCCTGCGGAGTTGAAACTGGCGAATAGTAAATCGTTTTCCAATGGGGTGGTTTGTTTGGGATACGAGAAAGCCTAAAGGTAAAAGCCCATAGCCATGTATTGCTTTCGGCTTTTAGCTTTCCGCTTTCAGCTTATTCTTAGATGTACTTAGCCAACTTCCGAAGACTTTGCAGGTTATATACAGGAGCAAACACATCAATATACGGCATTGCCGCCTTCATTCCGGCTACTTCCGGTTTGTAGGCTGCATAGCCGGCCAGCGGGTTTAACCAGATCACCTTTTTTGCTTTGGTGTGTACCCGGTGCATGCTTTCTTTCAGCAACTCAATATTGCCGGTATCCCAGCCATCGCTTAAGATAATGACAATGGTTTTGGAGTCTATCAGTTTGTTGCCATAGCTGGTAATAAAAGAGTGCAACGATTCTCCAATGCGGGTGCCGCTGTTCCAGCCTTCGTTTTCCGCGCTTAATAATTCCAGCGCTTCCAGAAAATATTTTTGCTTCAGCATAGGCGTTATCCGTTGTAACGACGTGCTGAAGATAAACGTTTCCATCCGCGCGTATACCTGCTGAAAGGCGTACAGGAACTGTAACAGGAAGCTGGAATACAATTCCATTGATTTACTTACATCGCACAGCATTAACAGTTTTACACGGTTGCGTTTGGGGCGGCGGTGCATAATGTCAATCAGTTCGCCGCCACGGCGCAGGTTCTTTCGCAGGGTCTGTCGCAGATCGGGCAGGTCTACCTTGTTCGACAATTCATACCGGCGGTTGGCTTTGGCGGCCAGCCGGCGCGCTAAACTCCGGATGGCTTTCATCAGCTCGGCCACCTCATTGTCGGGAATGGCGGAAAAGTCTTTTTGCGAAAGCGATTCTTTTAGGCTGTAGCTGGCAGTTTCTTCCGTTTCTTTTTTGGGATTGCCTTTTAACCAGGCATTGAGCGACGCAAATTGCGCTTCCGGGGTAGGTGGCTTTTTCTTTTTCGATCCTTCTTTATGTTTGGTATCAACTAATTTGTCGAGTTGTTTCCAGTACTGGCGAAACAGGTTGTCAAAATCATCGAGGTTGGCCTTACTACGGCAGATAATCATTTTTAACAACAGGAAGAACGATTCGTGACTGGTATAATCAAACTGCTGCAGCGATTGCAGTATCAGGGTTTCTTCTTCTATACCCACGGTGAACCCATGCTGCCGCAGGTAATGACAGAATTGAATGATGTTTTGTGATAAAGAAGTTAATCGGGTAATCATAAAGCTGTTACAGGTTTCAGGTTGCAGGTATTGAGTTCAGAGTTCCGGGTTCAGAGTTCTCTGAAACCTGTGACTTGGAACCTGGAACTAAATTTTCGTATGCACCCCCGTTTTCTCCATCAACTCATCTAACGACACCTGCACGTGTCTAGTATCCTGCCACTCTTTCAACACCACACCCAGCGTTTGTTCAATGATGGATTTATCGAGGTGGTCGATGTGCAGGGCCGATAAAGCCATGGCCCAGTCGAGCGTTTCAGCCAGGCCGGGCGTTTTCTCCAGCTTCATTTTCCGCAATTCCTGCATGAAACGCGTAATCTGTTCGCCTAGCCGGGCATCGATGCCGGGCACTTTATTTTTTACGATCAGCCATTCTTTTTCAAAATCAGGATAATCGATATACAAATACAAACACCGGCGACGCAGGGCCTCGCTCAATTCGCGGGTTCGATTACCGGTCAGGATCACCTGTGGAATATAGGTGGCTTTAATGGTGCCAATTTCCGGGATGGTGATCTGCCAGTCGCTCAGCACTTCCAGCAAAAAGCTTTCAAACTCTTCATCGCTGCGGTCAACCTCATCTATTAACAAAACAGGTTTTTGTGTATGGGTGATGGCCTGTAACAAGGGGCGTTTCATCAGGAACTGTTCACTGAAGATGGTCCTTTCTTTTTCATCTATGGAGTGGGTGTCGTGTTCGGTCATTTTCAGGTGCAGCAGTTGCCGCTGGTAATTCCATTCATACAGGGCGTGCGTAGCATCGAGCCCTTCGTAACATTGCAGCCTTATCAGATCGGTTTGCAGGGCATTGGCCATTACTTTGGCGATCTCTGTTTTGCCCACGCCGGCCGGGCCTTCAATCAACAAGGGCTTGTTCAATTGCAACGACAGGAACACCGACATGGCAACGGATCTGTCGGTGATATACCCTTGTTGAAGGAGCATCTGTTGTATATCGGGTAGCTGAAGATTGTTTGACATACAAATTACAGGTTTCAGGTTCCAGGTTCCAGGGGTTCGATTCCATGTAACCTGAAACCTGGAACCTGTATTATCCTTTCACGGCCAGTAATGCCTTTCTTAAATAAACTTTCGCAAGGTGTTTACGGTATGCTTCCGATGCATAGTGGTCACTCAATACATCCACCATCTGCAAAGCTGCCTGCATGGCTTTTTCAATGGAGTCGTCATCGATGGGCTTGCCACTGATGACGTGTTCGGCGCCCGTATCACGAAATGCATGGTCAGCCACACCGGTAAATGCAATAGTAGTTCCGCCATCGGGAAAACGCATAACGGCACAGGCGGCCAGCGAAAACCGCGATGCAGGCTGTGCAAATTTCTGATAGGTGCTTTTGGTGCCATCCGGTGGCATTGCTATGCGAATGGCTGTAATAAGCTCATTAGGTTCCAGTGCGGTTGAAAACAACCCGGTGAAGAACTCAGTGGCTTTTATACTTCTGCGGCCGTTTGGGCCCTGCATTTCAATGGTGGCATCGGCTGCCAGCACCATCGCCGGCCAGTCTGCCGCCGGATCGGCATGTGCGAGGCTGCCGCCAATAGTACCATGATTACGCACCTGCATATCACCGATCATGGCAGCGCCTTCTGTAAAGAAGGGCAGGTGGGTTCTGATAAGCGGATGATACAGGATATCGGCATGCGTGGCGGCCGCGCCGATGACAATTTCGCCATCCTCTTCCTTAATATCTTTTAAGGCCGTAATGCCGCCAATATCGATCAATTTTTCCGGGCGGCTCAACCGCAGCTTCATGGCAGGAATCAGGCTATGTCCACCGGCCAGTATTTTTGTATCGTCATTCGATAAGGCCGCGATGGCCTCGTCTATAGTGTGTACTTTTTCGTAGTCAAATGCAACTGGGATCATAATGGGTGTTAATTAGACTTTGTACAAATTTGATTGTGTCGTGGATAATGTTGGAATCGGCAAACGGCAATAGTGAAACGACAAACATGAAACGTGAAAGGGCTCGCGATAATGCACCAATCCTCACTGTTTTCACTCTTCACTCATTTCATCCTTACCCCTTTATCAACCCTGTCAACTCTATCAACTTGTCAACCGTGTTAACATGTTAACTTGTCAACCCGTCAATGTGTCAACTCGTCAACTCATCCTGCAAAGCATGCCACACCCTCTCCGGTGTCAACGGCATCCGAATGTCTTTGACCTTATGCCCGCCGCTCCACAAGGCATCGATCACGGCATTTACAATGGCCGGGGCGCTGCCAATAGTGCCCGCTTCACCGGCGCCTTTTACGCCTAATGGGTTATGCGGACAGGGCGTTACCTGGCTGGCCGTTTCAAACATGGGGAAGTCATCGGCCCGCGGCATGCAATAATCCATATAGGAGCCATTGGTGAGTTGTCCGTTTTCGTCGTATTCTGCGCCTTCAAACAGGGCCTGACCAATTCCCTGCACCACACCACCATGGATCTGTCCTTCTACGATCATGGGGTTTATCACGTTGCCCACATCGTCCACGGCCACAAAACGCTTCAATGAAACCTTGCCGGTTTCCTTATCTACTTCCACTACGGCAATATGACACCCGAATGGATAGGTGAAATTGGCGGGATCATAAAAGCTGCTGAAATCAAGACCAGGTTCCAGGTCTTTAGGATACACATGCGGTACATAGGCGGTGAGTGCTACCTCGCCAAACCCGATCGATTTATCGGTGCCTTTCACGGTGAATTTGCCCGAGGCAAATTCAACATCATCGGCACTGGCTTCCAGTTTATGCGCGGCTATTTTCTTTCCCTTTTCAATGATCTTGTCAATACTTTTCATAATGGCGCTGCCACCTACGGCCAAACTGCGCGAGCCATAGGTGCCCATGCCGAAGGCAACGCTGTCGCTATCGCCATGCACCACTTCCACATCGGTGAGGTTGATGCCCAGTTTATCGGCCACTATCTGGGCAAAAGTGGTTTCGTGGCCTTGCCCGTGTGAATGGGAACCGGTATACACGCTTACTTTGCCGGTGGGTTGAACGCGCACCTGGCCTACTTCAAACAAACCGGCGCGGCAACCCAGGGCGCCCACAATGGCAGAAGGGGCGATGCCACAGGCTTCAATATACGTAGAGAAACCTATGCCCACCAGTTTGCCATTGTGAGCAGCTTCCTGTTGTACGCGGCGTACTTCAGGATAGTTAATCATTTCCAACCCTTTCTTTAAAACCCCCTCATAGTTACCGCTGTCATATTGCAGTGCTACCTGGGTTTGATAACCGGGTTGTTGTACGCCATCGAATGGTGGAATGAAATTCCTGAATCGCAGGTCGGCCGGGTCAACGTTCATCTCAAGGGCAGCCAGGTCGATCAGGCGTTCCAGTAAATAGGTAGCCTCCGGACGACCGGCGCCTCGGTAGGCGTCTACCGGGGTGGTGTTTGTGAAAACAGCAGTTACATCAACATTTATTTTAGGTGTTGTGTATAAACCTTGCAGCAGGGTGCCATGTAAATAGGTGGGCACGCAACTGCTGAATGTAGATAAGTAAGCGCCGAGGTTGGCATATGTTTTTACACGCAGCGCCACGATCTTTCCATCATTATCAAAACCCATTTCGGCTTTGGTAACATGATCGCGGCCATGCGCATCGAGTAGAAAACTTTCACTTCGTTCTGATGTCCATTTTACCGGGCGGCCAATTTGTTTGCTGCACCAGGTAAGCAGGGCTTCTTCGGTATAATGGAAGATCTTGCTGCCGAAGCCGCCACCCACATCGGGGCTCACCACCCGTACTTTATGTTCGGGAATGCCCAATACAAATGCGCACATCAGCAGCCGCACCAGGTGCGGGTTTTGCGAGCTGGTGTATAAGGTATATTTTTCGGTAACAGGATCGTAGGAGCTGTTATAACTGCGGGGCTCGATGGCATTGGGCACCAGCCGCTGGTTTACAAAATCAAGCGTGGTCACATGGGTGGCTTTGTCCATCGCTTCGTTCACTTCTCCCAGGGGATTGCCCAGTACCCAGTCGAAGCTTTTATTGTTGGGCACATCGTCGTGCACCAGGGGCGCACCGGCCTGAACGGCTTTGAAAGCATCCACTACACAAGGCAGTTCTTCCATTTCCACTTCCACGGCATCGGCTGCATCGGTTGCCTGGTCTTTTGTTTCGGCAATAACAATGGCGATGGCATCGCCCACATGCCTGGCTTTATCGGCCACCAACAGGGGATGCTTCGGTTCCTTCATGGTATCGCCGTTTTTGAAGTTCACCTGCCAGCCGCAGGGAACGCCATTTACGTCAGCCAGGTCTGCGCCGGTATAGATGGCTATCACGCCCGGCATGGCTTTGGCGGCGGTAGTATCAACGCGCACAATCTTTGCGTGTGCATACTGGCTTCGTACAAATACCGCATAGGTTTGATGGGGCAGCACAATATCATCGGTGTAGTTACCATGGCCGGTAATAAACCGTTTGTCTTCAACCCGTTTAACGGCCCTTCCAATTAATCCGTTGGTGCTCATATAATAAAGTTGATAGTGTAAATGGTGGTTGATCTGTATTTTAAAGAAGATGTTTCAGGTTGCATGTTACAGCTTGCAGGGAAAACAATGCAATCGGGCCCTGGAACCTGGGATTTGAAACCTGGAACTGTGTCAATGTACCGGCTCGCCCGTCCTCATCTTCTCTGCTGCATACTGAACCGACTTCACAATATTGTGATACCCCGTGCAACGGCAGAAGTTTCCTTCCAGCGCATGCCGGATAGATTCTTCCGAGGGTTGCGGGTTGTGTTGCAACAGATCGGCCGCCATCATGATCATGCCCGGCGTACAGAAACCGCATTGCAGCCCGTGGCATTCGTTAAAACCTTCCTGCAGCGGATGCAGTTCGCCGTTGTGCGACAGGCCTTCGATAGTGGTTATTTCACAACCATCGGCCTGAACGGCCAGCATGGTGCAGCATTTGGTCGCCTTTCCGTTTACATGTATGGTGCAGGCGCCACAACTGCTGGTATCGCAGCCTACATGGGTGCCGGTTAGCCGCAACACATCGCGGAGGTAACTAACCAGTAACAGCCGGGGTTCAACAAGATGATTGTATTGTATACCGTTAACGGTAACATGGATGCTGGTGCTCATGTAGTGTCGTTTAGTATAAGTGAACAATATTAATTGCTATGCAGGTGTGTGGTCGATCTCTTTTTCGAGGTTTGAAAAAAATTGTTTGGTGAGCGTGTTCGAAACCCCACCCATAACCCGTTGCCCCAGGGTTGCCAGCATGCCGCTTAGTTTTACATCTCCATCAAATGCGATCTCGGTATCACCTGTACCCACTGCGGCCAGGTTGATCCTGATAGCGGCATTGGCATTGCCTATTTTACTGTTTTGTTGTGCTTTAAGGGTAAATGCATTGGGTTCCTGCAAATCGTCGAGATGCAGGTTGCCAGTGAAGGAGCCGCTAACGGGCCCCAGCTTTATATCCAGAATTGATTTATAAGAATGATCGCCGGTTTGTTCAAGGCGGGAAATACCGGGCACTACCCGGGCAAGGGTATCTTTGTTCATCAGGGTCGCCCAAACAATGGGTGGCGCTGCATGCAATACATATTTCCCCGCTAATTGCATATGGCAAAGTGTTTAAGTGCGCAGGGAACGGAATAAAGAGCGTGATGGCAATCGTTACTTTTCTTCCTTTAAGTTAAGGAAAATAATGGAGGAGAGAAAAAATAAGAAGGAGGACATTTGGGGATTTCGGGATTTAGAGATTTTGAGATTTGTTGGAGCGTTAAATTCCGACAAATCTCAAAATCCCGCAATCTCAAAATCAGAAATTACTGCATATTGTTAT
The Niastella koreensis GR20-10 genome window above contains:
- a CDS encoding ubiquinol-cytochrome c reductase iron-sulfur subunit; the protein is MNRRDFIANTCAACLGATAVSTLLSSCSGTRYASGTMGKDGITLSADEFKLNKKGRGGHRPFIIVRNESLKYPIYVYRFGETEYSAVWMQCTHQGAELQASGDQLQCTAHGSEFSNKGKVTNGPADKDLRSFPVTVNNNELFIDLRKV
- a CDS encoding FAD binding domain-containing protein, whose protein sequence is MIPVAFDYEKVHTIDEAIAALSNDDTKILAGGHSLIPAMKLRLSRPEKLIDIGGITALKDIKEEDGEIVIGAAATHADILYHPLIRTHLPFFTEGAAMIGDMQVRNHGTIGGSLAHADPAADWPAMVLAADATIEMQGPNGRRSIKATEFFTGLFSTALEPNELITAIRIAMPPDGTKSTYQKFAQPASRFSLAACAVMRFPDGGTTIAFTGVADHAFRDTGAEHVISGKPIDDDSIEKAMQAALQMVDVLSDHYASEAYRKHLAKVYLRKALLAVKG
- a CDS encoding AAA family ATPase; translation: MSNNLQLPDIQQMLLQQGYITDRSVAMSVFLSLQLNKPLLIEGPAGVGKTEIAKVMANALQTDLIRLQCYEGLDATHALYEWNYQRQLLHLKMTEHDTHSIDEKERTIFSEQFLMKRPLLQAITHTQKPVLLIDEVDRSDEEFESFLLEVLSDWQITIPEIGTIKATYIPQVILTGNRTRELSEALRRRCLYLYIDYPDFEKEWLIVKNKVPGIDARLGEQITRFMQELRKMKLEKTPGLAETLDWAMALSALHIDHLDKSIIEQTLGVVLKEWQDTRHVQVSLDELMEKTGVHTKI
- a CDS encoding vWA domain-containing protein, giving the protein MITRLTSLSQNIIQFCHYLRQHGFTVGIEEETLILQSLQQFDYTSHESFFLLLKMIICRSKANLDDFDNLFRQYWKQLDKLVDTKHKEGSKKKKPPTPEAQFASLNAWLKGNPKKETEETASYSLKESLSQKDFSAIPDNEVAELMKAIRSLARRLAAKANRRYELSNKVDLPDLRQTLRKNLRRGGELIDIMHRRPKRNRVKLLMLCDVSKSMELYSSFLLQFLYAFQQVYARMETFIFSTSLQRITPMLKQKYFLEALELLSAENEGWNSGTRIGESLHSFITSYGNKLIDSKTIVIILSDGWDTGNIELLKESMHRVHTKAKKVIWLNPLAGYAAYKPEVAGMKAAMPYIDVFAPVYNLQSLRKLAKYI
- a CDS encoding dihydrofolate reductase family protein, which encodes MRRLVLFMHVSLDGFVTDPNGGMGFIKVNEEIFDYVGDRTNRSDMAMYGRITYEMMDAYWPTAGDEPDASKHDKEHSAWYNKVDKVVLSKSMKGQQKPNTIIISEDVEHRIKALKQQAGSEILIFGSPGAAHSLMQYGLIDEFWLFVNPVLVGGGIPLFNNTQLPAELKLANSKSFSNGVVCLGYEKA
- a CDS encoding metal-dependent transcriptional regulator — protein: MHSSAEENYLKAIYKLQEANGEMVATSALAQLLGIHMASVTDMLKKMSTKKLVAYQKSKGFKLTEKGKQAAIGIIRKHRLWEVFLVDKLGFRWDEVHDIAEQLEHIHSQDLIDKLDAYLDFPKTDPHGDPIPDAKGVFAISKSVLLAALSPGSQGKFTGVTDHSSAFLNYLDKIGLSLGDTIKVKEVEEFDKNYTLLLKGKKSVVVSFKVANSLLISE
- a CDS encoding di-heme oxidoredictase family protein, producing MKKQWLVMGSLVTIIVAALACDKILPGKPADDSILDGPVDGLTGEQHQMFLRGDVAFNDDVFTVATGLGPLFVSTSCGSCHAGDGKGHPFTTLTRFGQTDSTGNKFMQFGGPQLQNRAIPSFMPEQIPVGATFSKFTPPANTGLGFLDAVPDKTILSLADEHDADGDGISGRVNWITLPPYITYRPGTVEHNNKYIGRFGKKAAVYDLMQQTANAYNQDMGIVSTYEPYDSYTHAEIDPEVTNQKVLDLVFYLRTLKAPIPRNQNNPDVINGKQLFLNTGCAKCHVPELKTGDYAIAALANKTFQPYTDLLLHDMGPGLNDGYTEGSALTAEWRTPPLWGLGLSKNSQGGQYFLLHDGRATTISAAIKAHGGEGQSSNASFQKLSATDQALLIKFLESL
- a CDS encoding AraC family transcriptional regulator, with product MSLSNPILDLNKSVVNVPFEIHTMEWIAQNRFQQNEGPHRHSYFAIIWVKKGSGTHLIDLEKYELEDNTVYCITPGQVHDLRPTGPIDGYVISFMAEFLGGAEENYDLLFNTGLFYTFSNSPVIKVSWDMGEEMQDAVNRMLKEFNNFFILRAEILRGFLKIFLIYLTRQYERPKENEAHSKSIDLVKQFFALVEKQYTTKKMVTDYAEELAVTPNHLNEVVKKITGSPASHHIQQRIILEAKRQAVYSRVTMKEIAYELGFDDTAHFSKFFKNASGESFSDFRARNQSS